The DNA window GTTGCAATCGTAGGGCGTCATCCAACCGCTTCATCGTTCTCAATGGATTCGTtaagtgcgcacacacactggcaggcGCATCTTCCAACTGCCGTTTATATCCGTTCTTCAATCCAGCAGCTGTGCTCTGCCGTTAACGTCCCGAAGGACTGTGCCATTGGAGTGTGCGAATCGCAGGTGCCTGATCAACCAGGGTACGGAGACGCTATGGCTAATTTACAGTTAAGTGCAAAATCTTTGGGACGgagacaatttttgttgttttggctctgtactccagcacattggatttgaaataaaaaaacactgaatgagAGGCTAAAgcacagactgtcagctttaatttgagggtatttacatccataacgggtgatccgtgtaggaatgtAAAAAGGAATTTAACTGTATGTGTAGCCAGCGCCGTCACTGCTTGGCTTCAACACAAAGTGGCACGTGGCACGTGGCACATGAGTGCATCTGTTCGCATTCTCGATATTTGAGTTTGTGTCGCCCTCATTACTTGTACGAAAACCCCTTAAATCACACATTTTATATGAATCACTGCGGGGATCAAAAGAAAGCCATCAACACGGAATTTcacattaattttttatttttaaatgttatgataGACttacataattataaaaattactTACAGAATTAAGTAACATGTTTTAAAGTGTTGATACTTTACTAAATGCAAATAACGAACTATCTACAttgttccaaaaacaaaatgaacaagctGTCCAATATAAGCCATTTACCTAGACGCAAAAACCATGAAGACCTTTAAACTCCACATGTACCCTTCGCCAGAAAATTGCACTgtattacacaaaataaaattagaaagtGACAGCATCTCAAAGGGACCATAGTGTAGTCTCTTCACTTTGTTCACTATATACCTCTGAAAAAAGAAGTGTGTTTAACttaaaatgtacacaatattttttttattttttacaacacacgcacacagacacacatacggaaacacacacacacacacacgcagaaatacacacactcacacatacggaaatacacattcacacaagcacaccttTCCCCTGCCACAAAAGGCCATTTATCCTTGTGTATATACTTTATGGCACTCATAAGGATACATTGAAATTATCTGCCTGTTTTAGAGGAATTTATATTCTTTTGGAAATGATATGATCCCTCAAATGCTGTACAACACTGGTAACTTTCCAGTTCATTGGCACTCTTTGCAATACCAGTGCATTTGATCCTCTCAGatcaaaagtttaaaaataaggaCCCTATTAAATCAAGCCGCAAAGCACTTTGTCTAAGTATCAAATTACTCGACAGCTCTCCCcttcaatatttacagaaaatacTGCAACGAGTTCTGGGATAAGTGAAaaagacccaaaaaaaaaaaaaaacatgtaggagatgacaaacaaaaaaaaaacttataggCATGGGTACTCAAACTTTATCGACAAAGTGCATTGCAGTTGGTTTGAATCTAGGCCTAACCGAAAACAAAACTTACAAATAGCATATGTAAGTAAcataaattaccttttttttaataaaaaataaaaaagaagaatcaGACATGCAGTTCACACTAAGTAACAAACTTTTCTACGCATGCAAAAAAGAATGGTCTGTTCTCTAAATAACGTTCAATGCGGAACTGACATCAAACACGGTACAATACTACAGTAGGTAAATGTGAAAAGGACAGTAAATCTCACACATGCCGGACTAGGCCTTGCACCCACACAAGCCCCTTTGGCAGTTTGGAATAAAATGGAACCCTGTAACGAGGGCCTTGCATTTAGTTACCGGGGTAACAAGAGGTGCATGTCGCTCTGAAACTTGAACCCCAAGCGAATGACTGTCCTGTAAGTATAAGAAAGCAATAAacagcaagttttttttcttttctttttttttttttgcacacaggAGTGAGTTAAGCTGTATTTCTGAACAGGTTCCTGTTCTTTTCGCACACAAAGCAAGCATCATCAGCAGCGTAATGGGGGGAGGTCAGCTTTATGGAGAgaataggaaaaaaaagcactggcAATACACAGtaacaatataaacaatataaacattATTAACAATACTACATTGTCAGCTGCCAatactattcatttttttggccACTTGAATATCCATCCTTGTTAAAGAACAGGAAGGCCTCCATTCAGTCTGAATGTGTAATGTCCTTTTGATTATGAAATCAGTCTAAGCagtgttgaaatatttttttaaatacattttgcacaAATTGCAAATtgtaccattttctttttcagttctcTCTGAACACAATGGGGTAGATCCATAACGTTCATGGCAATGCTAAACGCCGCTGAAActgtttcatttataaatgcatgaaAGTGTAAGCCGAATGCTATCCGGCTGCTTTGGTATTGACATAAAAAAGCCCCTTTCCAGCAAGCAATCTCAAATAtccacacagcaaaatgctcagtgttaaatcaactctttaCATGGTACATACGGTCTCAATATGAACCGGGGTAGAGCTGAATTAGCACTGGACGATTTAGTGTGCACGAAAGGACACCTCCGTAGCTCTACCGCTAAAATCTCACGCCAGTCCCGTCTCGGGCTTTCAGCAGCTAGAGGGGGCCGATTGTCCGCGGCGTCCGAAAAACCGCGTAACGTCACGGAAACCGCAGATTGTCAAGACCGGTCATTTGCGATGACGAGAACGCGAGCGCAGCGGTGACCGAGGTGGAGAATGGATATGTATCGCGTGGGCACTGTCAGGAGAGCAGGCTGCGCTGCCTCTGTAGTCCAGCGCACAGCGTGGCTATCAGAGCTCACCGATGCTTCACAGAGCACCTGCCGTGCTTCACATGAAGGACCAGTCTCCCTCTGGCTGTTAGCTGGACATCCTCGTTAGTGCTCGCATAGATATTACATCATTTACATACTGATTTTCGACAGCCTAGCAACTACTACTGTATCAGTGCTGTTTCCATAACGATGGTGTCCATCACATACATGCTAACACAGACATTAAGGTTAATAAGGCGATGGCAAAAAACAGCTTTAGGCTGCCAGGTACCAGCTGCTTTATGAATATAGCCTACCCCACTGAGTTCATCACTGaactttttttaagcaaaaactAATGACAATGCACACTGACGTCAGACTGAAAGAGGACCTGTTCTCCAAAACGGGGGCTATTATTTTGCTTTCACTGCTATTTgtgtacaaatacaaaatatgaacCTTCAGAGGCTCACAGAAACACTGTCCACTATCAGGATGAACAGGACTTATGGCTGTGGGTTCTCAGCGTTTAGGGTTCTCGGTGAACGGCACTGGAAACGTCCATAGAGGCCTTTTTGGTTACCCATTCTGGAcagtgggtttttttgtgtgaagggAATGCGTCGATGATCTGTTCTGCTGTTCCGATGTCATTCATAGTTTTAAGGAGGCGTGTGCCTTAAGGCTTAAACTGAATTAGGCAAAATTAAAAGCAGCTGTAGTGGGGACAAAGATTCCAAACTGTTGTTAGGTACGGCCTTAAAAATAACGACAATTTGCCCTGTTGCATACTCACGTtggaaaatacagaaaaaccaTTTGTTgctattttaatgtaatttcaaaTACTGTTCATTTCACTCGTTAAGCTATTCAATGTTACTTTGTCACTTTGTGACTAAAAGCGAGCAGTGCATTTTGAGAAAGGGTGAACAGCTTTACCTCTGTTAGGAACTACAGTGTGGTAAAGATAATTTGAAAAACAATACTTAGATGAGAGGATAAagacatgaaaaatgcattctggAATAAAACGTTTCTCCgagaaaaaaaatttagttATGTGCCACAATATTTAATTCCAACTCAGATTAAAGAAGACTACAAATCTATACATGTCATTGTAAAATTTGAAACAATAAAGACaatattttagttgttttttaaatttgccaCAGGATTAAGTCCTTTTACAAATCTGGAGTCATCAAAGCTAGATGTTTTACACTGTACTGTTGATCACTTTTAGAGTGTGTAGAAGTAGTACAGATCAAAAGGATATTaagatttccaaaaaaaaaaaaaactttagaagTGTTTGaataccttttcttttttagaacTGCACTAAAGCGTTAAACTCTCTTAAGTATTTTAAGGATATATGTGTCTATGCCCCATACGCTATTTAAGTAAACATATCATAGAAAGATAGAAACCCTTTCTTTTCATGGCAACAAAAACGATATATCGATTTTTTTCCAGACTTGGTCtctgaaacagaaaacacagctgGTCAATATTTTAAAGCTGTGCAGAGCTCTCTCTTCAACTGGAAATAAACAAGATCCCTTTTCatagggggaagggaggggggggacaggctTCCTCGATAGCCCGTGAAGATATCGTCCATCTTGTTTCAAGCTGtcgcgtggggtgggggggaggggggcaagaATGTCCAAAAAACGATTTGGCAAAGTCTGTAGGATTCGCCTCCCGACGGCGCTCTCCTCTCCCGGTGAAAGGCCTAGGACGTTTTGACCAGGTCGTAGACGTAAATGTGGAAGTCGTCGTCGAACTTGATGAAGTACACCGACGGCTTGGCCTCCACCTGATGGATGACCATGCCAGTCCTTTTGGTGCCGTCTTCTTTGGCGTACTCCACCTGCTTGCCCACCAGGCTGTCCACCACCTCCCCCGGCTCTCTCTCCGCGGGGGGGGAGTCATCtacgacgggggggggggacaataATTACCTCTCAAAGTACAGAGCCTTccgaaagtattcagaccccttcactttttccacattttgttacgttacaaaATGGAtcacattcaattaaattcatcaATCATCTATATACAATACCCCATAACGACAAAgggtgaaaacaggtttttagaatttttttgcaaatttattcaaaatttaaaaaaactgaaatatcacatgacaataaaaatgaatcagttTTCATGAATCagttttagaataaggctgtaacgtaacaaaatgttggggcctgaatactttccgaaggcaccgCACATCGGCAACAGCACGGTCATTCGgctggtgtctgtgtgggaTTTAAGACTATACTGCTGGCAGTGGATTACAGTTAATCACTTCGTTTTTTTAACCAGACGATCCAGCTGCTTGCTGACGGCGGTCCTCCGCAGCGCACCTGATGCAACATCGTGTAAAGCGCTTGTTTTTCAGCGTCCTCGCACCAGGGTCACGAATATCGCTGCACCCcccattttgcctttttttggaaAGTTATATCGACACCCTCAGTAGGGGATTATCGATCTTTCACAGGAGCGCTAGCTTGTCCTTCAGCCACTTTTTAAGGACTATCCCAAAGTCACTCACAGAAGAATGCCAGCCTCGTGTCTGCGCGGCAAACACAGCAGCTCAAAATCAAACTGCAGGGGGAAGTGCGGCTAATTTCTCACCCTGCGGTGACAGTCGTTTGTGCATTGTAACAAATATGTCGTTAGCATGTTAGGAGCTAGCATCATCATTGTTCACTGCTTTCACTTCTAACCTTGATCTAATCTAACCTAACTCCCAGGGATGTGAAACTGAAGGGCAAAGGGCGGTTCAGAAAGACGTGTTGTATTTAACGCTTACAAAAGTGCCACTGAGCAACACGACATGCGCAACTTCAAAAATCTGACGAAAATCCAAAAATCTACAGAACTCAACACGTCCAACCTGTTCATTGTCCCTTACACACACTGATTGACCATTGGCGAGCCACAAAACAAGTaagtgtgaaataaaaagaaagaaaaaataatagaaatttCAAGTAATAAAAGAATTTGGTTTTAGAGAGTAAATCTGCTagcatgctcagtattttctcCTGGTGATACTAAATCGCTGTGTACATGTCAGCAgtgcataaatatttttctggTGTTAGAtcaaatgtcaaaaatatttcatttaaaagccAGCAATCGTCTAGGTTAAGCGGCACGACTCTATAAATATGCACTGAATAATAATGCTGAGCCAGCAGTACCGTTAAGGGGGCACTTACTTGAATCAGGCATTATCCGCAGGTCTCCCTCTTTGTAGTCGTCTAGGAGCTGGTACATGTATAAAACGGGGTCCTTCTCGTAGGTGATGTAAAACCAGGTGTTCATGATGGGAGCCCGCGCCAGCACCATGCCCCGCCACTCGTCCTTGGACCCGTCCTCCGTCTCGAACATGTGCTCCACCGCCTTCCCGATCATGGTGTCCGCCAGGTGGGCGTCGCTGATCCGCGAGGAGGCTGCACAAGAACAGGAAGCACTTCAGCAACGGACGAGCCCATTGGCTGAGCGGTCGGCCACGGCACGAAAAAAAGAACACCTGCTCCTCGTGCACTATATCGCCAGTAAGtattacaaattaatttctAAGCCTTGGCACCTAATGCAAATAATCTGTCACAGGAATGAACAAAAAGGAAAGTAACCACAGAGGGAAGGATTGTGCTCCCTGTTAATGTCGTGAAAATCATGATCAACAGAAATACTTTAGCCATCATAACTGTCACAAAATGCCAGTCCCCAGGACTTTTCttaattcaaaaacaatttctCAACCCACCTCctgtcccccacacacacacttccaataatttaaaaaaaattataacatgAACAGATCATTAGGTTGATTACGCCATTGTTCAGATCAGAAGCCGCTTTATTACGGCTGTACTCAAAGCTTCAGAAGCCCAGAGCTCGAAGCTTGGCACTCAGACAGCGCGCCCGGACCTGGACctggacccggacccggaccctcACCGATTCGATCCGGCAGCACCTCCAGGTTCTGCACGCGCTCGTCCTTGTGCAGCTCCAGGCCGTAGACGCAGTCGAAGCCGTCGTACTTGATCAGGTAGAGGGAGGGGTTGACGGGCACCTGGTCCAGCACTGTGCCCTTCCACTGCGTGgcctgcccgcccccctccttccAGTTGTGCTGGATCCGGCAGCCCACCATGTTCCGCCGCGGCTGCGCCACCGGCTTCCCCGGACCCACGCTGCTCCGCTGCTTCCTGCCGGGAAAAAGAGGCGGGAAAAAGAAGCgggactgtaaaaaaaaaaacgcaaaaaacCGTTAGAAATAAACCACTGGATCCAAAGCGACGTAGAGTAAGGGCATAACAAAGGTCGTTGGATTAACTACAGATCGCAGGTCAGATATGGTACAGCTCTCTTAAAGCATCAGTTAGCCATAGCCATAGCCATGAACAGTTTAGTTCTCACGGCccacacaaaaaccagcacccacacagacatCCTTGTGTAGTCCAATCTACTGCATTTTCAGCCATATCAGGTATGACTGAATTGTTACCACACACTGCTCTCGACGGATTCAAAAATTAAGCTTCAACAACAGCGTTGTATACAAAGCCATACTGCTGAGAAAACAAATGGGAGAAAGGTGAATTTGGCCTTTCtttaaagagacaaaaaaaacctttgtaaCATCAAAAGGTTGATGGCTTTTGTGTTTCTCGCCATATCAATTCAAGATCTCATCTGAAAAGGCGTGCTCCTTCACTTCAAACGCTGCTGTAAAAGAACCCgaaaatggagaaatgcaaatacGGGCCTCCTCGCTGAGTTTCACAGTGGAAGCAAACCGTGCTTGACGGTGTAGCTGCCCAGTTTGACAGAAAGCAGGAGAACGCAATGAGTCAGACACAGCACCTGTCTGTCCCCGGTTTGTTCCTTTCAGGACAGTTTGTCCCTACAGTGTTGATTGTGAGTGGTCGAGTGTAGCCAAGCACCATCGGCACAGTGTCTTCCACAGAACTCTACAACCCACTCAAAGAACGAGCCCATTCCTTAGTAATATCAGCACACTGACACTGGAAGTTAGACATTAAGCACGCGAGTTAGCGAGAAAGAGGAGCTTTAAAATAGCTTGCTCTGAAGCATGAACATTCAGTGAGATTTTCCATGACTTCTTTAACTACAGTGGGGGAGTTGACCACTTTCCGGGGATTTCCGGAATGTACATTTCCTGGAACCGTGGGAACCTCTGCCAGTTGCTTTGACGATCCTTTAcaacagaacatttaaaaatgtgttccgACTGCAAAGCCCTTTGAAACATTCAAAAGACTGCAGAAGGACTGTGAATAAGATTAGCCAGATCCCTGGCTGTGCTCATCAATGTTCATGAATTTCCACCTGGCCCATGAAAACGTCTATtcgtttgtttttcctttgagGGAGTATTTTTACGACTTTCTACGCcgttaaaatacatatttaatgtcaAACGCCTCGGCCAGTTCACTAAATCTCCCGGATTGCTGCAttgaaatcaaaaaaaaaaaatgcgtgtTGATACCATTCAGACAACAGCCACTCGCAGCCACACAGCAACTCTGTTAGCCTTTTCCTGTCGCAGTGCAGATTAGCATCAGTCTCCGCACAAAGCGCTCTCCCAGTTTTAACGGCAGTGGCACGCTTGCCGCCAACGTTTATTTCCCTCCGCTCTGGTGTTAAGGGCGAATCCGTCCCGTTGGATTTACTGCACGCGGTAGAGAGCAGGGCTGTGGGGGACCTTCTCGCTCAGATCCTCCAATAAGAGCTCCACCCTCGTACTGCTGCTCTGGAGCACTGCAAGATCCCTGCCAGACCTGACCAGTCAAATCCGCACCATGTACATCAACCCTGTCTGAATACTGGCAGGCAATATGTGGTCTTAATAAGAGATGACCGATATTCCTTTTATGatctcatgtacacacacacacacacacacaccgatttAAACGCAGTCCCACCAGACATGCATTTAATGGAGGTGTTGACAGATTAAAGAATGTAAAGATAAACGGAAGGCAAAGATACAGAGGCACAGCACCTGGTGTTTGACACGTGTGTGTGAAACCGTTCAGCAATCACAGACCCACatgaatgataaataaatacccCTTCAGCCAGCAGCCCTCCAACCAGCCAATGGCATCACGAGGGAAAAAGAGTCATGTGACCAAGCCTCAGATTATGTTGTAGGAATAAAGTACTACATGCAGCCTTCAATCACAACAGGAGGCAGTCCAAACGCAAACGAAAGCCGCGGTCCGTTAACGAGATGCCTTGTGAACGATTCGTCTGGATCCTACTTGAGAACGCGCTGAGAACGAAACGCTCGCCGTCTCCGTTGGAGGAAACGTGTCACTTCCTGAAAATGTCTACGCGCGTCTGTCAGACAGATCTGCaggtgtaaaaatgtgaaaaaaaaaattaaaatcttgCTTGAACAAAACTTACTTGtgggagtttttctttttcatcataCTTGCAGAAACACCTGCGTGCCCTAaaataggaaagaaaaaaaaaactgttataatACGCATCTAGTACGGGGTGAAAACCTACATCCACCATTAGGGGTGCCAGGGTTCACAAAACCCGCGCCTCTGTCACTGTTTCGGTTCGTTTTGGTTCAGGGAGAAAAAGTACCACTACCAGTGCCAATCTAATTTGCGTCTATTTGTTTCTGTCAGCATACGACACACAGACGAAGCAATCGCTAGCGATGTGAACACTAAATCCACAATGCCCCCAAAGagcacatttaaataatgtcGGAGGATCCGCTAACTCTGGTTTTTCTCACGCACTTGTCATTCACAAACCGTCTGACTGACCGACTGGTGTTTCAGGAATAAGCTGCAATCACAGTTGTCTCGCCTGAGCAAATGGCATCGCtagagtttttatttaaattacagcGGTGCAAATGAACTGATCTTTGTATTCCTTATTTGCAGTGTTGTATGACATCAAATTGAATTGGCCAATGTAACTTTCACTTGAccggtttttttaaaaaagcacaaagttACGACTGCctattttggaaaaataagaaaaatcttTAACTGAGTGGcccaaactgaactgaacacatgCAAACCGAACCGTGGGTGGTGAACTGAACGGttcatgtttttagtttttttttttttttttagctaaacTGTTGCATCCCTAATCTCCACTGTGCAGGCAGTGGATAACTAATGAAGTTTAAACTGAATGGAAAGAGCAAAGGAATACCTCCAGTCAATAGGAAACCATCAATGACAGTCATGAATGTTTTGAACAAGAGATTACAgtattgaatgaaaaaaaatggcacaatTCAAAATCACACATCAAATGTcttcagacacaaacagaataAACACATAGTAAAGGCTGCgatatgaaagaaaatattggAAAGAAAAAGGCCGCTTGTACGGCATCTGGAATATGACAGAAAAAGCTCAAAGTGAAATTACTGTTGTAAACACGCCCAATTACTTTTTCTGCACTGTACTGTCATTTCAACACTAAATTAACAAGCCGTTCCCTGatggaaaaaacattaaaaaacaatggcAAAGGATGAGAGATAAGGTCATCCTCTCCTTGAACACCAATACCAATAAAATGCACCCCTATGTACAGAGGGCCACACCCTGTCAGAAAGAAGCTTGTCCTTCCAGAGCCTCTGTAAAAGCAAATGTACCATTTTTACAATGCtccaccactctctctctgcaaaaaaaaataaaaaatgtgttatagAAATTTCTGGAACATGAGATGAAAGGACACACTGATGGTGTTCAGTTCTTGCCACACGCCAATCTAAAAAAACTTTATCAAGACACATATATCCCGGCAACGACAACACAAATGCAGTAATGCCGATTTTCAGAAGTgactgtaatttatttatttatttatttagtttattttaacagGGACAGAGTACAAAGAACATCAACCTCATATAAAACAAGGAGAGATGTAATGTACCGGGTTATAGCAATTTGCTCATTTCCACccgtagtccctgggcaggtaagTAAATGACAGCACTTGGAATAAATTACAGGTCCACCAGAGAAATGAGTCAAGATTTAAGAGCTCGTGTTCCTACAAGGGGTGCTGTTTTCACTGTGTATATTATAGAAGAATGACGCATGTCGGCCTGTTCAATGTGAAATGATTAGTCCTGCGCTGTGTGTCTCTCAGTCTGCTCGTTTGTGAGCAGGTAAACCTGAAGCTCCCACAGGCATATTTGCATGAAACATCCAGATATTTGTGAATCACCTCCCatgggaagaagaagaaaaataaaaaaaacattcacttttaGGGCTCTGTTCTGGCACTCCTAGCAAAGCCACCATCATACCACTGGATGAATGCGAATCATCTATTAGTCTACATGTTTAACCAAATTATTACACATCTTAGACATAGTGCAGAAGAGTAATTAAGTGTGCCTCTGTCTGAGGTTCTCACGGCCAATGAAACTATTCTTACAGTCATGGGCAATAGTTCCATGGTACACAAGGCATAATTCAAAACATTATCGCacagacaaagcaaaaacatgcaccattttaaaagcagaacAATCAGATACATGAATCAAATCCACATTGTAATGTTTCTAAGAGGTTTAAGTACTGAAATTTTAACCCCAAAAATAACTGACGTATGGCTGGAAATCTACATTTGGTGAATGCCCGAAACGAAACGCGAGCTCGCGctcagcggggtgggggggggggggaatttttGGCAGAGGGCGGGCGGGAGGTTGTGGGACAGGGCCGAGGTCGTACCTGCATCAGCTCTGGACCTCTGGCCTGCAGTCTTCCCGAATGGGGTCTTCATTCATCAGGAATGAGGTGAGCAGCCACGCTGCCGGACTAGGGTGAAAAGGCTGCACCGCTACCCGGGCCGGTGGGGACGcgtcggcggggggggggcgcgggggggcaGTCGGGCACCACCATGCAGGGGTGGCGGCGCTCCGCGGAAACGTTCCCGCTCCTCGGGGGAGCCCGGGCCGGAAAACTCCAGAGTCCTGGGAGAAACACACGGACATTCATCACACCAAGAGTCTCGCCACACTCGCgctgaagaacagaaaaaaaagccaagtgCGACACGTTCACTGAGCACGCCACACGTCCCCTCGTTCGTTCTTACAGATCTCAAAAACCATCCGTTGGGCCTAGCCGAAATAGGGgacaatccatccatccattatctatacccacgtatcctggtcagggtcgcgggggggcgctggagcctatcccaatcTCCCTCCATtctatcgcagggcacgcacaccattcactcgcaaTAGGGGACTACCTCAACAACAAGTCATTGCAATGATTTTCAACACTGGGAAAAGTTTACCATCGTTACACTGTTCTGTCCCACCCTGAGCCACCACATCCTTTGGATAACTTTCAATCACcaaccccctgcaccccccgccctccaccccAAGGCaattttcacacagaaacattgGTGGGCACATAaagcaggagggggggcggacACAGAAGCGACTCCTACAATCCGAGATGCCGTTTGCCATGTTAATCGTGATCCTGGAGCCTGAATATGACTCACTCTTCCCACAGGCGACGCAACCAAGACCgagccattcatttttttttttttttttttttttttttttaaagtaaactgtTTCCACTAGCAGAAAAGTTAATCTGTGCAAACAACAGACCGGGGTTTTAAATATATACGCCACCGTCAAATCCTGTGCTTGTCTGCACTTGTAAGATGCCGGATTTTCCAGGCGGCCCAACCAAAGAGCAGTGCATTAATACTGCAGCCCCTGTGAGAGACACGCCCAGCAGAGACACCGGTGGGGAGTATAATGGATTACCCAGCAGAGACACCGGTGGAGAGTATAATGGGTTACCCAGCAGAGACACCGGTGGAGAGTATAATGGGTTACCCAGCAGAGACACCGGTGGGGAGTATAATGGTTGACCCAGCAGAGACACCAGTGGGGAGTATAATGGTTTACCCAGCAGAGACACCGGTGGGGAGTATATTGGTTGACCCAGCAGAGGCACCGGTGGGGAGTATATTGGTTGACCCAGCAGAGGCACCGGTGGGGAGTATATTGGTTGACCCAGCAGAGGCACCGGTGGGGAGTATAATGGTTGACCCAGCAAAGACACCGGTGGGGAGTATAATGGTTGACCCAGCAAAGACACCGGTGGGGAGTATAATGGTTGACCCAGCAGAGACACCGGTGGGGAGTATAATGGTCTACCCAGCAGAGACACCGGTGGGGAGTATAATGGTTGACCCAGCAGAGACACCGGTGGGGAGTATAATGGTTGACCCAGCAGAGACACCGGTGGGGAGTATAATGGTTGACCCAGCAGAGACACCGGTGGGGAGTATAATGGTTGACCCAGCAGAGACACCGGTGGGGAGTATAATGGTTGACCCAGCAAAGACACCGGTGGGGAGTATAATGGTTGACCTAGCAGAGACACCGGTGGGGAGTATAATGGTTGACCCAGCAGAGACACCGGTGGGGAGTATAATGGTCTACCCGAAAGCCGGGCTTGAATGGATGCCTGCTGGGGCCCACGCCTCACTGTGACTGTGCGTAATGGCTGCAGCAGCGGAGCACAATGGTGCAGGAACCGGGCCCCGTAACTCTTCCAGGCACTGCCGCTGGGCTCCGTGAGCAACGGCACTTAAATACGCCGT is part of the Anguilla anguilla isolate fAngAng1 chromosome 10, fAngAng1.pri, whole genome shotgun sequence genome and encodes:
- the spinb gene encoding spindlin b isoform X1, which produces MKTPFGKTAGQRSRADAGHAGVSASMMKKKNSHKKQRSSVGPGKPVAQPRRNMVGCRIQHNWKEGGGQATQWKGTVLDQVPVNPSLYLIKYDGFDCVYGLELHKDERVQNLEVLPDRIASSRISDAHLADTMIGKAVEHMFETEDGSKDEWRGMVLARAPIMNTWFYITYEKDPVLYMYQLLDDYKEGDLRIMPDSNDSPPAEREPGEVVDSLVGKQVEYAKEDGTKRTGMVIHQVEAKPSVYFIKFDDDFHIYVYDLVKTS
- the spinb gene encoding spindlin b isoform X2, with the protein product MVGCRIQHNWKEGGGQATQWKGTVLDQVPVNPSLYLIKYDGFDCVYGLELHKDERVQNLEVLPDRIASSRISDAHLADTMIGKAVEHMFETEDGSKDEWRGMVLARAPIMNTWFYITYEKDPVLYMYQLLDDYKEGDLRIMPDSNDSPPAEREPGEVVDSLVGKQVEYAKEDGTKRTGMVIHQVEAKPSVYFIKFDDDFHIYVYDLVKTS